From Streptomyces cyaneogriseus subsp. noncyanogenus, the proteins below share one genomic window:
- a CDS encoding TIGR03936 family radical SAM-associated protein, with protein MQRIRLRYTKRGRLRFTSHRDFQRAFERALRRAEVPMAYSAGFTPHPKVSYANAAPTGTGSEAEYLEIALTEPRDPEQLRALLDESLPAGLDVVEAVEARTSGLADRLTASVWELRLDGVEPAEAARAVEAFNAAGTVEVQRLTKNGVRTFDARPAVASLESVETHGSPADRPSDRPCAILRLVVRHVTPAVRPDDVLSGLRAVADLAPPVPAAVTRLAQGLFDEETGTVTDPLAPDREAAANEPQTADATAAAKAPA; from the coding sequence GTGCAGCGCATCCGTCTGCGGTACACCAAACGCGGCCGCCTCCGGTTCACCAGCCACCGTGACTTCCAGCGTGCCTTCGAGCGTGCGCTGCGCCGTGCCGAGGTGCCGATGGCGTACTCGGCGGGGTTCACGCCGCACCCGAAGGTGTCGTACGCCAATGCCGCACCCACCGGCACGGGCAGCGAGGCGGAGTACCTGGAGATCGCGCTCACCGAGCCGCGCGACCCCGAGCAGCTCAGAGCCCTCCTCGACGAGTCGCTGCCCGCCGGGCTCGATGTCGTCGAGGCGGTCGAGGCCCGGACCTCCGGGCTCGCCGACCGGCTGACGGCCTCCGTGTGGGAGCTGCGGCTGGACGGTGTAGAGCCCGCGGAGGCCGCGCGCGCCGTGGAGGCGTTCAACGCGGCCGGGACCGTCGAGGTGCAGCGCCTCACCAAGAACGGGGTCCGCACCTTCGACGCCCGCCCGGCCGTCGCGAGCCTGGAGAGCGTGGAGACGCACGGTTCGCCGGCTGATAGGCCGAGCGACCGGCCCTGTGCGATACTGCGGCTGGTTGTTCGGCACGTGACGCCTGCCGTACGACCCGACGACGTCCTGTCCGGTCTCCGCGCCGTGGCCGACCTGGCGCCGCCGGTCCCCGCAGCGGTGACCAGGCTGGCGCAGGGGCTGTTCGATGAAGAGACCGGCACGGTGACCGACCCGCTCGCGCCCGACCGCGAGGCAGCAGCGAACGAGCCCCAGACGGCCGACGCGACTGCCGCCGCGAAGGCGCCGGCGTAA
- a CDS encoding TIGR03960 family B12-binding radical SAM protein, producing MPAEAAESVFPQLEALLPHVQKPIQYVGGELNSTVKDWDSCDVRWALMYPDAYEVGLPNQGVMILYEVLNEQEGVLAERTYSVWPDLEALMREHGVPQFTVDSHRPVRAFDVFGLSFSTELGYTNMLAALELAGIPLEARDRGLDDPIVMAGGHAAFNPEPIADFIDCAIIGDGEQAVLEVTALIRAWKAEGRPGGREELLLRLAKTGGVYVPGFYDVEYLPDGRIARVVPNRSGVPWRVSKHTVMDLDEWPYPKQPLVPLAETVHERMSVEIFRGCTRGCRFCQAGMITRPVRERSITGIGEMVEKGLNATGFEEVGLLSLSSADHSEIGDIAKGLADRYADDKIGLSLPSTRVDAFNIDLANELTRNGRRSGLTFAPEGGSERIRKVINKMVSEEDLIRTVATAYGNGWRQVKLYFMCGLPTETDEDVLQIADMATRVIQKGREVSGSNDIRCTVSIGGFVPKPHTPFQWAPQLSAEETDARLAKLRDKIRGDKKYGRSIGFRYHDGKPGIVEGLLSRGDRRIGAVIRAVYEDGGRFDGWREHFSYDRWMSCAEKALAPYGVDVDWYTTRERGYEEVLPWDHLDSGLDKDWLWEDWQDALDETEVEDCRWTPCFDCGVCPQMDTHIQIGPTGKKLLPLTVKNAAPSAG from the coding sequence ATGCCTGCCGAAGCCGCCGAGTCTGTGTTCCCGCAGCTCGAAGCTCTGCTCCCGCATGTGCAGAAGCCGATCCAGTACGTCGGCGGAGAGCTCAACTCCACGGTCAAGGACTGGGACTCCTGCGACGTCCGCTGGGCGCTGATGTACCCCGACGCCTACGAGGTCGGACTGCCCAACCAGGGCGTGATGATCCTCTACGAGGTCCTCAACGAGCAGGAGGGCGTCCTCGCCGAGCGCACCTACAGCGTGTGGCCGGACCTGGAGGCCCTGATGCGGGAACACGGCGTCCCGCAGTTCACGGTGGACAGCCACCGGCCGGTGCGCGCGTTCGACGTGTTCGGCCTGTCGTTCTCCACCGAGCTGGGGTACACCAACATGCTGGCCGCCCTGGAGCTGGCCGGCATCCCGCTGGAGGCCCGGGACCGGGGGCTGGACGACCCGATCGTGATGGCCGGCGGGCACGCCGCGTTCAACCCCGAGCCGATCGCCGACTTCATCGACTGCGCGATCATCGGCGACGGCGAGCAGGCCGTGCTGGAGGTCACCGCGCTCATCCGCGCCTGGAAGGCGGAGGGCCGCCCCGGTGGCCGCGAGGAGCTGCTGCTGCGCCTGGCGAAGACGGGCGGGGTCTACGTCCCCGGCTTCTACGACGTCGAATACCTGCCGGACGGCCGTATCGCCCGTGTCGTGCCCAACCGGTCGGGCGTGCCGTGGCGGGTGTCCAAGCACACGGTGATGGACCTCGACGAGTGGCCGTACCCCAAGCAGCCGCTGGTGCCGCTGGCGGAGACGGTCCACGAGCGGATGTCGGTGGAGATCTTCCGCGGCTGCACCCGCGGCTGCCGCTTCTGCCAGGCCGGCATGATCACCCGCCCGGTGCGCGAGCGGTCCATCACCGGCATCGGCGAGATGGTCGAGAAGGGGCTGAACGCGACCGGCTTCGAGGAGGTCGGCCTGCTCTCGCTCTCCAGCGCCGACCACTCCGAGATCGGTGACATCGCCAAGGGCCTGGCGGACCGCTACGCGGACGACAAGATCGGCCTGTCGCTGCCCTCCACCCGCGTGGACGCCTTCAACATCGACCTGGCCAACGAGCTGACCAGGAACGGCCGCCGCTCCGGCCTGACCTTCGCCCCCGAGGGCGGCAGCGAGCGCATCCGCAAGGTCATCAACAAGATGGTCTCCGAGGAAGACCTCATCCGCACGGTCGCCACGGCCTACGGCAACGGCTGGCGGCAGGTGAAGCTGTACTTCATGTGCGGCCTGCCGACCGAGACCGACGAGGACGTCCTGCAGATCGCCGACATGGCCACCCGCGTGATCCAGAAGGGCCGCGAGGTGTCGGGCTCGAACGACATCCGCTGCACGGTCTCCATCGGCGGTTTCGTCCCCAAGCCCCACACCCCCTTCCAGTGGGCGCCGCAGCTCTCGGCCGAGGAGACCGACGCCCGGCTGGCCAAGCTGCGCGACAAGATCCGCGGTGACAAGAAGTACGGCCGCTCCATCGGCTTCCGGTACCACGACGGCAAGCCCGGCATCGTCGAGGGTCTGCTGTCGCGCGGCGACCGCCGTATCGGCGCGGTCATCCGGGCCGTCTACGAGGACGGCGGCCGCTTCGACGGCTGGCGCGAGCACTTCTCGTACGACCGCTGGATGAGCTGCGCGGAGAAGGCGCTGGCGCCGTACGGCGTGGACGTCGACTGGTACACCACCCGTGAGCGCGGCTACGAGGAGGTCCTGCCCTGGGACCACCTCGACTCCGGCCTCGACAAGGACTGGCTCTGGGAGGACTGGCAGGACGCCCTCGACGAGACCGAGGTCGAGGACTGCCGCTGGACACCGTGCTTCGACTGCGGCGTCTGCCCGCAGATGGACACCCACATCCAGATCGGCCCGACGGGCAAGAAGCTGCTGCCGCTGACGGTCAAGAACGCGGCGCCCAGCGCCGGCTGA
- the rodA gene encoding rod shape-determining protein RodA, translating to MTGANGFQVSGYGPERAGWTRVFARDSVARRLDWPILLSATALSLIGAVLVYSATRNRTELNQGDPYFFLVRHLLNTGIGIALMIATVWLGHRTLRTAVPLLYGASVFLILLVLTPLGSTVNGAHSWIQLGGGFSVQPSEFVKITIILGMAMLLAARVDAGDKPYPDHRTVIQALALATVPMLIVMLMPDLGSVMVMVVIVLGVLLASGASNRWVFGLLGAGAVGAIAVWQLGILDEYQINRFAAFANPELDPAGVGYNTNQARIAIGSGGLTGSGLFHGSQTTGQFVPEQQTDFVFTVAGEELGFLGAGFIILLLGVVLWRACRIARETSDLYGTIVAAGIVAWFAFQAFENIGMTLGIMPVTGLPLPFVSYGGSSMFAVWIAVGLLQSITVQRPMSA from the coding sequence ATGACCGGGGCGAACGGCTTCCAGGTCTCCGGGTACGGGCCCGAGCGCGCCGGGTGGACACGGGTCTTCGCCCGCGACTCGGTCGCGCGCCGGCTCGACTGGCCGATACTGCTGTCCGCGACGGCGCTCTCCCTGATCGGCGCGGTACTGGTCTACTCGGCCACCCGCAACCGCACCGAGCTCAACCAGGGCGACCCCTACTTCTTCCTCGTCCGCCACCTGCTCAACACCGGCATCGGCATCGCCCTGATGATCGCCACGGTCTGGCTGGGGCACCGGACGCTGCGGACGGCGGTGCCGCTGCTGTACGGGGCGTCCGTCTTCCTGATCCTGCTCGTGCTCACCCCGCTCGGCTCGACGGTCAACGGCGCCCACTCGTGGATCCAGCTCGGCGGCGGCTTCTCCGTACAGCCGTCGGAGTTCGTCAAGATCACGATCATCCTGGGCATGGCCATGCTGCTGGCGGCACGGGTCGACGCCGGGGACAAGCCGTACCCCGACCACCGGACGGTGATCCAGGCACTCGCGCTGGCCACCGTGCCCATGCTGATCGTGATGCTCATGCCCGACCTCGGCTCGGTCATGGTGATGGTCGTCATCGTGCTCGGCGTGCTGCTCGCCTCCGGCGCCTCCAACCGGTGGGTCTTCGGACTGCTCGGCGCCGGCGCGGTCGGCGCCATCGCGGTGTGGCAGCTCGGGATCCTCGACGAGTACCAGATCAACCGCTTCGCGGCGTTCGCCAACCCGGAGCTCGACCCGGCGGGCGTCGGCTACAACACCAACCAGGCGCGGATCGCGATCGGGTCCGGCGGCCTCACGGGCTCCGGGCTCTTCCACGGCTCGCAGACGACCGGCCAGTTCGTGCCCGAGCAGCAGACCGACTTCGTCTTCACGGTGGCCGGCGAGGAGCTCGGCTTCCTCGGCGCCGGGTTCATCATCCTGCTGCTGGGCGTGGTGCTGTGGCGCGCCTGCCGCATCGCCCGCGAGACCAGCGACCTGTACGGCACGATCGTCGCCGCCGGGATCGTCGCCTGGTTCGCCTTCCAGGCGTTCGAGAACATCGGCATGACGCTGGGCATCATGCCGGTCACCGGCCTGCCGCTGCCGTTCGTCTCCTACGGCGGGTCGTCGATGTTCGCCGTGTGGATAGCGGTCGGGCTGTTGCAGTCGATCACCGTGCAGCGGCCCATGTCGGCGTGA
- the mrdA gene encoding penicillin-binding protein 2 — translation MTNIPETGRSPRVQIRLVVIQVLVLSLLGTLGGRLWYLQIREGDEYAEKASGNHVQQVVQPAVRGSILDARGVPLADNETRLVVSASRTDLMKMEDDGKAVLTKLAGVLGMRPQEVMEKVRLCDAETPQPCWNGSPYQPIPITDEATPKQALQIRERAEDFPGITAEPQAMRRYPSPGEANTAQVLGYLSPVTDEEIKQAQDSESPYLRSDQVGRSGLERQYDKQLRGKAGVTRYEVDNLGRVIGKAESDAAQPGSNLVTSIDARVQRIAEYELNEAMKAARKEYDRNTGTTYKADSGAVVVMEARTGRVVAMASNPTYDPNAWVGGISSADYQKLTGKNSNYPLLNRAIQGQAAPGSIFKVVSTAAAVEAGYDFDGSYQCSSAYSVGGQVFKNFESANYGAIDLGRALEVSCDTVYYRLAHQEWKKDGGINPKGRPKDHFFKAAHQFGLGKETGIDLPNEVSGRVPDREWKQQYWEANKDAWCKTGKKDGSYVEKIAYENCVEGNKMRAGDEINYSIGQGDTLVTPIQMATIYAAISNGGTLYTPSIGKAIVSPDGKKVSEIEPESHGRLPISDATRDKMDAALAGVATRGTAAWRFGGWPQDEIPMHAKTGTAEVYGKQTTSWFATYTDDYAIVMTISQGGTGSGASGPAVRKIYDALYGVQEDGSIDPKKALLPEPAKSLPKIKPDGTITAPKIAEDPVQRDRATEQDEDAPAGTGQPQDDAATVATPAAENRQTRRRRRGGGRGGTTGPGTAARAGTRSRRRCA, via the coding sequence GTGACCAACATTCCCGAGACCGGGCGCAGTCCACGGGTCCAGATCCGGCTCGTCGTCATCCAGGTCCTCGTCCTCTCCCTCCTCGGCACCCTCGGGGGCCGGCTGTGGTACCTCCAGATCCGCGAGGGCGACGAGTACGCCGAGAAGGCCTCCGGCAACCACGTCCAGCAGGTCGTCCAGCCCGCCGTACGCGGCTCCATCCTGGACGCGCGCGGCGTGCCGCTGGCCGACAACGAGACCCGGCTCGTCGTCTCCGCCTCCCGCACCGACCTGATGAAGATGGAGGACGACGGCAAGGCGGTCCTCACCAAGCTGGCCGGCGTCCTCGGGATGCGGCCCCAGGAGGTCATGGAGAAGGTCCGGCTGTGCGACGCCGAGACGCCGCAGCCGTGCTGGAACGGCTCGCCGTACCAGCCCATCCCCATCACCGACGAGGCCACGCCCAAGCAGGCCCTCCAGATCCGCGAGCGCGCCGAGGACTTCCCCGGCATCACCGCCGAACCGCAGGCCATGCGCCGCTACCCCAGCCCCGGCGAGGCCAACACCGCCCAGGTGCTGGGCTACCTCTCGCCCGTGACGGACGAGGAGATCAAGCAGGCCCAGGACAGCGAGTCGCCGTATCTCCGCTCCGACCAGGTCGGCCGCTCCGGGCTGGAACGCCAGTACGACAAGCAGCTCCGCGGCAAGGCCGGTGTCACCCGCTACGAGGTCGACAACCTCGGCCGGGTCATCGGCAAGGCGGAGTCCGACGCGGCCCAGCCCGGGTCCAACCTCGTCACCAGCATCGACGCCCGGGTGCAGCGGATCGCCGAGTACGAGCTGAACGAGGCGATGAAGGCGGCCCGCAAGGAGTACGACCGCAACACCGGCACCACCTACAAGGCCGACTCCGGCGCGGTCGTGGTCATGGAGGCCAGGACCGGACGCGTCGTCGCCATGGCCTCCAACCCGACCTACGACCCCAACGCCTGGGTCGGCGGCATCTCCTCCGCCGACTACCAGAAGCTCACCGGGAAGAACTCCAACTACCCGCTGCTCAACCGCGCCATACAGGGTCAGGCGGCCCCCGGCTCCATCTTCAAGGTGGTCTCCACCGCCGCGGCCGTCGAGGCGGGCTACGACTTCGACGGCAGCTACCAGTGCTCCAGCGCGTACAGCGTCGGCGGCCAGGTCTTCAAGAACTTCGAGTCGGCCAACTACGGCGCGATCGACCTCGGCCGGGCCCTGGAGGTCTCCTGCGACACCGTCTACTACCGGCTGGCCCACCAGGAGTGGAAGAAGGACGGCGGCATCAACCCCAAGGGCCGGCCGAAGGACCACTTCTTCAAGGCCGCACACCAGTTCGGCCTCGGCAAGGAGACCGGCATCGACCTGCCCAACGAGGTCTCCGGCCGGGTCCCGGACCGGGAGTGGAAGCAGCAGTACTGGGAGGCCAACAAGGACGCCTGGTGCAAGACGGGCAAGAAGGACGGCTCGTACGTGGAGAAGATCGCGTACGAGAACTGCGTCGAGGGCAACAAGATGCGCGCCGGTGACGAGATCAACTACTCCATCGGCCAGGGCGACACGCTCGTGACGCCGATTCAGATGGCCACCATCTACGCGGCCATCTCCAACGGGGGCACCCTCTACACCCCGAGCATCGGCAAGGCCATCGTCAGCCCCGACGGCAAGAAGGTCAGCGAGATCGAGCCCGAGTCGCACGGCAGGCTGCCCATAAGCGACGCCACGCGCGACAAGATGGACGCCGCCCTCGCCGGCGTCGCCACCCGCGGCACGGCCGCCTGGCGCTTCGGGGGCTGGCCGCAGGACGAGATCCCGATGCACGCCAAGACCGGTACCGCCGAGGTCTACGGCAAGCAGACCACCTCGTGGTTCGCCACCTACACCGACGACTACGCGATCGTCATGACGATCTCCCAGGGCGGTACCGGCTCCGGGGCCTCCGGGCCGGCCGTCCGCAAGATCTACGACGCGCTGTACGGCGTCCAGGAGGACGGCTCCATCGACCCGAAGAAGGCGCTGCTGCCCGAGCCGGCCAAGAGCCTGCCCAAGATCAAGCCGGACGGGACCATCACCGCGCCGAAGATCGCCGAGGACCCCGTGCAGCGGGACCGGGCCACCGAGCAGGACGAGGACGCCCCGGCCGGCACCGGGCAGCCGCAGGACGACGCGGCGACCGTGGCCACCCCGGCGGCGGAGAACCGGCAGACGCGGCGGCGCCGGCGCGGCGGAGGCCGCGGGGGCACCACGGGCCCGGGCACGGCGGCCCGGGCGGGGACCCGGAGCCGGAGGAGGTGCGCATGA
- the mreD gene encoding rod shape-determining protein MreD produces the protein MRVNRILLSVSLVVVALVIQVSVLARLHLPGAVPDLLLLTVLGLALVYGHVGGALVGFGAGLLADLAPPADHAAGRYALVLCVVGYLAGLVKPENGRLKSAVGPMAVVVAAAVASTLLYAGVGALVGDTAARHVGLPGLLFTAALYDLLLAPFVVPGIMALARRAENDPLAETGSTAQTTDISSGWVAGGTGLRIGGQRNGLRVKAARARVARAGRIKGVKRL, from the coding sequence ATGCGCGTCAACCGGATCCTGCTGTCCGTCTCCCTGGTCGTCGTCGCCCTGGTGATCCAGGTCAGCGTCCTGGCCCGGCTGCACCTGCCCGGCGCCGTCCCCGACCTGCTGCTGCTCACCGTCCTCGGCCTCGCCCTGGTCTACGGCCACGTCGGCGGCGCTCTCGTCGGCTTCGGCGCCGGACTCCTCGCCGACCTGGCCCCGCCCGCCGACCACGCCGCCGGCCGCTACGCCCTGGTGCTGTGCGTCGTCGGCTACCTCGCCGGGCTCGTCAAGCCGGAGAACGGCCGGCTGAAGTCCGCCGTCGGCCCCATGGCCGTGGTGGTCGCCGCCGCCGTCGCCTCCACCCTGCTGTACGCGGGCGTCGGCGCCCTCGTCGGCGACACCGCCGCCCGCCACGTCGGCCTGCCCGGCCTGCTGTTCACGGCCGCCCTGTACGACCTGCTGCTCGCCCCCTTCGTCGTCCCCGGGATCATGGCCCTGGCCCGGCGCGCCGAGAACGACCCGCTCGCCGAGACCGGTTCCACCGCCCAGACCACCGACATCTCATCCGGCTGGGTGGCCGGCGGCACCGGGCTGCGCATCGGCGGCCAGCGCAACGGACTGCGGGTGAAGGCGGCCCGGGCCCGGGTGGCCCGCGCCGGGCGCATCAAGGGGGTCAAGCGGCTGTGA
- the mreC gene encoding rod shape-determining protein MreC, whose amino-acid sequence MRDTKESRLLLVLLIAIAFALITVDIRGGEDSPVDGARHAAATVFGPIENGVSAAVDPVGNAVAAIRDSGRRHDRLAELEKENAALKAKLGSDDRSRSRLKQLDSMLKTAGKGQYGIKGAQVIAIGAAQGFSWTITIDVGANDGIKRDMTVLNGDGLVGRVTTVGPETATVLLANDPDFTVGTRLEGSDELGFASGQGDRPLRVELLNGKAEVKKGDRLVTFGSQADKPFVPGVPVGVVSRVDPSGGGLTRTLYVTPYVGFTKLDIVGVVVQAPRKDPRDTVLPAEPRPVPTPTVTVTVTPSAEAPADGRYQSEQPEQ is encoded by the coding sequence GTGAGGGACACGAAAGAGAGCCGGCTGCTCCTGGTGCTGCTGATCGCCATCGCGTTCGCGCTGATCACGGTGGACATCCGCGGCGGGGAGGACTCACCGGTCGACGGTGCCCGGCATGCCGCGGCCACCGTCTTCGGCCCGATCGAGAACGGGGTGTCGGCCGCGGTCGACCCGGTCGGCAACGCGGTCGCCGCCATCCGCGACTCCGGCCGGCGCCACGACCGGCTCGCCGAGCTGGAGAAGGAGAACGCGGCCCTGAAGGCGAAGCTGGGCAGCGACGACCGCAGCCGCAGCCGCCTCAAGCAGCTCGACAGCATGCTCAAGACCGCCGGCAAGGGCCAGTACGGCATCAAGGGCGCACAGGTCATCGCCATAGGAGCGGCCCAGGGCTTCTCCTGGACCATCACCATCGACGTCGGCGCCAACGACGGCATCAAGCGGGACATGACCGTCCTCAACGGCGACGGCCTGGTGGGGCGCGTGACGACCGTCGGCCCGGAGACCGCCACCGTGCTGCTCGCCAACGACCCCGACTTCACCGTCGGCACCCGTCTGGAGGGCAGCGACGAGCTCGGCTTCGCCTCCGGTCAGGGCGACCGGCCGCTGCGCGTCGAGCTCCTCAACGGCAAGGCCGAGGTGAAGAAGGGCGACCGCCTCGTCACCTTCGGCTCCCAGGCCGACAAGCCGTTCGTGCCCGGCGTCCCGGTCGGCGTGGTCTCCCGCGTCGACCCCTCCGGCGGGGGCCTGACCCGCACCCTGTACGTCACGCCGTACGTCGGCTTCACCAAGCTCGACATCGTGGGCGTCGTCGTCCAGGCCCCCCGCAAGGACCCCCGCGACACGGTGCTCCCGGCCGAGCCCCGCCCGGTCCCCACGCCGACCGTGACGGTGACCGTGACCCCGTCCGCCGAGGCGCCCGCCGACGGCCGGTACCAGTCCGAGCAGCCCGAGCAGTAG
- a CDS encoding rod shape-determining protein, which translates to MSFIGRDMAVDLGTANTLVYVRGRGIVLNEPSVVAINTNTGGILAVGAEAKKMIGRTPGNIVAVRPLKDGVIADFEITERMLRYFILKIHKRRYLARPRVVVCVPSGITGVERRAVIEASSQAGARQVHIIEEPMAAAIGSGLPVHEATGNMVVDIGGGTTEVAVISLGGIVTAQSIRVAGDELDNAIIQHVKKEYSLLLGERTAEQIKITIGSAYDLDTDEHTEIRGRDLVSGLPKTVVISAAEVRKAIEEPVNAIVDAVKTTLDKCPPELSGDIMDRGIVLTGGGALLRGLDERLRRETGMPIHIAEDPLDSVALGSGKCVEEFEALQQVLDAQPRR; encoded by the coding sequence ATGTCGTTCATCGGCCGTGACATGGCTGTCGACCTCGGGACCGCCAACACGCTGGTGTACGTCAGGGGTCGCGGGATCGTACTCAACGAGCCGTCCGTCGTCGCGATCAACACCAACACCGGTGGCATCCTCGCGGTCGGCGCCGAAGCGAAGAAGATGATCGGGCGCACGCCCGGCAACATCGTTGCCGTGCGTCCGCTGAAGGACGGTGTCATCGCCGACTTCGAGATCACCGAGCGGATGCTCCGCTACTTCATCCTGAAGATCCACAAGCGGCGGTATCTGGCTCGTCCGCGGGTCGTCGTCTGCGTGCCCTCCGGCATCACCGGCGTCGAGCGCCGCGCCGTCATCGAGGCGTCGTCCCAGGCCGGCGCCCGGCAGGTGCACATCATCGAGGAGCCCATGGCCGCGGCCATCGGCTCCGGCCTGCCGGTCCACGAGGCCACGGGCAACATGGTGGTCGACATCGGCGGCGGCACCACGGAGGTCGCGGTCATCTCCCTCGGCGGCATCGTCACCGCCCAGTCCATCCGCGTGGCGGGCGACGAGCTGGACAACGCGATCATCCAGCACGTGAAGAAGGAGTACAGCCTTCTTCTGGGTGAGCGCACGGCCGAGCAGATCAAGATCACGATCGGTTCGGCGTACGACCTCGACACCGACGAGCACACCGAAATCCGCGGCCGGGACCTCGTCTCCGGGCTGCCGAAGACCGTCGTCATCTCCGCCGCCGAAGTGCGCAAGGCGATCGAGGAACCCGTCAACGCCATCGTCGACGCCGTCAAGACCACGCTCGACAAGTGTCCGCCGGAGCTGTCCGGCGACATCATGGACCGGGGCATCGTCCTGACCGGCGGGGGCGCGCTGCTGCGGGGCCTGGACGAGCGGCTGCGCCGGGAGACCGGCATGCCGATCCACATCGCCGAGGACCCGCTGGACAGCGTGGCGCTCGGCTCCGGCAAGTGCGTCGAGGAGTTCGAGGCGCTCCAGCAGGTGCTGGACGCCCAGCCGCGCAGATGA
- the ndk gene encoding nucleoside-diphosphate kinase has product MTQRTLVLLKPDAVRRGLTGEIISRIERKAGWRITALELRTLDAETLEQHYGEHKGKPFYEPLVAFMASGPVVAMIVEGERVIEGVRQLAGPTDPIAAPAGSIRGDYGVIVRENLIHASDSEESAERELKIFFPGRV; this is encoded by the coding sequence GTGACCCAGCGCACCCTCGTCCTTCTCAAGCCCGACGCCGTCCGTCGTGGCCTGACCGGCGAGATCATCAGCCGTATCGAGCGCAAGGCCGGCTGGCGGATCACCGCGCTGGAGCTGCGCACCCTGGACGCCGAGACCCTGGAGCAGCACTACGGCGAGCACAAGGGCAAGCCGTTCTACGAGCCGCTGGTGGCGTTCATGGCCTCCGGGCCGGTCGTCGCCATGATCGTCGAGGGCGAGCGGGTCATCGAGGGCGTCCGGCAGCTCGCCGGTCCCACCGACCCGATCGCGGCGCCGGCCGGCTCCATCCGCGGGGACTACGGCGTGATCGTCCGGGAGAACCTGATCCACGCCTCCGACTCCGAGGAGTCCGCCGAGCGCGAGCTGAAGATCTTCTTCCCCGGTCGCGTCTGA
- a CDS encoding DUF4233 domain-containing protein, producing the protein MRTLCSSTLIGEFFVIGFAGLVAMKDPDLSMAAVWTVSGIAMFLCLVLCGLVTRPGGIALGWALQIALVAAGFVVPTMFFMGAVFAALWWASVHYGRKIDEAKARFAAQADAPAPDAV; encoded by the coding sequence GTGCGTACGCTGTGCTCCTCGACCCTGATCGGCGAGTTCTTCGTCATCGGCTTCGCCGGACTGGTCGCCATGAAGGACCCGGACCTGTCCATGGCGGCGGTGTGGACGGTCAGCGGGATCGCGATGTTCCTCTGCCTGGTGCTGTGCGGGCTGGTCACCCGGCCCGGCGGGATCGCGCTCGGCTGGGCCCTGCAGATCGCGCTCGTCGCCGCCGGTTTCGTGGTGCCGACGATGTTCTTCATGGGGGCGGTCTTCGCCGCCCTGTGGTGGGCGTCGGTGCACTACGGACGGAAGATCGACGAGGCCAAGGCGAGATTCGCGGCCCAGGCCGACGCCCCGGCCCCGGACGCGGTCTGA